In Quercus lobata isolate SW786 chromosome 12, ValleyOak3.0 Primary Assembly, whole genome shotgun sequence, a genomic segment contains:
- the LOC115972569 gene encoding non-structural maintenance of chromosomes element 3 homolog, producing the protein MASAREDFSQFDISKEETDKLVAEVIRYVLFKTHQNSGCPIKRDELTQLVTKNYRQRALPAVVINEAKERLSSIFGYEMRELQRSRPSSTNQGRSSQQSVADAKSYILISQLPADVYSKYVEDVNTTHLTGFTFVILGVVHLAGGKIPEESLWHHLRRMGFSDCDEIHPVLGNVKQALEALVQQRYLQKDKVNGPEGSTLFYELAERALDAPVNDRIKEYISQIVKKDAATGDVD; encoded by the exons ATGGCCAGTGCTAGGGAAGATTTCTCTCAATTTGATATTTCAAAAGAG GAAACGGACAAACTTGTTGCAGAAGTAATCCGCTATGTCCTTttcaaaacccaccaaaattcTGGGTGCCCAATTAAGAGGGATGAGCTTACTCAACTCGTTACTAAAAACTATCGTCAGCGTGCTCTTCCTGCTGTTGTGATTAATGAGGCTAAAGAAAGGCTCTCAAGCATTTTTGGCTATGAGATGAGGGAGCTTCAAAGATCTCGTCCTTCATCAACAAACCAAGGGCGCTCTTCCCAGCAAA GTGTTGCAGATGCAAAATCCTATATCCTTATAAGTCAGTTACCCGCTGATGTGTATAGCAAATATGTTGAAGATGTAAATACAACACATCTTACTGGTTTCACTTTCGTCATACTTGGTGTTGTACATCTAGCAGGAGGCAAAATTCCAGAAG AGAGTCTTTGGCATCATTTGAGACGGATGGGATTTTCTGATTGTGATGAAATCCATCCAGTTCTTGGAAACGTCAAACAGGCATTGGAGGCACTTGTCCAGCAAAG ATATTTGCAGAAGGACAAAGTTAATGGACCTGAAGGTAGTACTTTATTCTACGAACTTGCTGAGAGAGCTTTAGATGCACCAGTTAATGACAGGATTAAAGAATACATATCACAG ATTGTGAAGAAAGATGCTGCCACTGGGGATGTTGACTAG
- the LOC115971503 gene encoding 5'-adenylylsulfate reductase-like 4, producing the protein MEMRKLGLCLGTRIVVILAVWVRLTCAADDFSSSSTSSSSSSRALLFCAKESVADSILGFRDSNCPLYADVRSLGSVAVTEGDEVSLQRALNIVHMNSHEYVAVLFYASWCPFSRTFRPSFSILSSLYPSIPHFAIEESAVRPSILSKYGVHGFPTLFLLNSTMRVRYHGSRTFGSLVAFYSDVTGIKTVSLDQVSLDKVGRPSNNETHDNSEQESCPFSWARSPEKLFRQETYLALATAFVLLRLLYFIFPTLLFCAQYTWRKHFQNVKLGSLWEHPSGYLKRAIHLFNSLKEPCKRSNLQEGAMNARAWASKSLATVSIGDASTSRDFPGS; encoded by the exons ATGGAGATGAGGAaattgggtttgtgtttgggAACGAGGATCGTGGTGATTTTGGCCGTGTGGGTAAGGCTAACGTGCGCCGCCGATGATTTTTCTAGTTCCAGTACTAGTTCTAGTTCTAGTTCTAGGGCTTTGTTATTTTGTGCTAAGGAGTCCGTTGCCGATTCGATCCTAGGGTTTCGGGATTCCAATTGCCCCTTGTACGCTGATGTTCGATCCCTTGGTTCCGTTGCTGTCACCGAG GGAGATGAGGTTTCGCTTCAAAGGGCGCTAAATATAGTTCACATGAACAGTCATGAATATGTAGCTGTGCTGTTCTATGCATCATGGTGCCCTTTCTCCAGGACATTTAGACCAAGCTTTTCTATACTGTCTTCTTTGTATCCCTCCATCCCCCATTTCGCAATTGAAGAATCAGCTGTCAGGCCAAG CATCCTTTCGAAGTATGGAGTTCATGGGTTTCctaccctttttcttttgaactcCACAATGCGTGTTCGTTATCATGGCTCCCGGACATTTGGTTCTCTAGTTGCTTTCTATAGTGACGTGACTG GCATTAAGACTGTATCATTGGATCAAGTATCTCTTGACAAAGTTGGGCGTCCATCAAACAATGAGACGCATGATAACAGTGAGCAGGAAAGCTGTCCATTCTCATGGGCAAGGTCTCCGGAGAAATTGTTTCGGCAGGAGACATATTTGGCTTTGGCAACCGCATTTGTTCTTCTGAGATtgctatattttatttttcctactcTACTTTTCTGTGCTCAATATACTTGGAGAAAACACTTTCAGAATGTGAAATTAGGGAGTTTATGGGAGCATCCTTCAGGCTATCTGAAGCGTGCAATACATTTATTCAATTCTCTAAAAGAGCCTTGCAAGAGAAGCAATTTGCAGGAGGGTGCAATGAATGCCAGGGCTTGGGCTTCCAAGTCCCTTGCCACAGTTTCTATCGGTGATGCGAGCACAAGCCGGGATTTTCCTGGAAGTTAA